The genomic interval atctagccacttactttgagagcgtatctgcctttctctcgtaccctgcacccgcttaccctgggcgtgaccttcctcttgggtcgtatctgtcccgaaagCGTCTCCggggtggcaggggtacttcacgagtcaggctgccctaccctgaggtcatcactatggccttgaagccacctcttttttctctttatcactttcccgagatatcgggtcatgaggctttcccacggcgtcgctccctccatggtctttcctacccaggggtatcggggaaccacaccgtgagtgccttacttttacactgtttgatctggctacgccctggttgggcgacgcctccaccgaggcgacgccttgccttggcgacgcctccacccaggcgatgccttgccttggcgacgccttgtcctgtcttggcgacgcttcctcttggcgtctctacacctgggcgtcaccttgagttgactttgactttccagtcgttgactttgaccttgacttagtcaacgccctgatacggaaCGGTACAGTACcctaaacgctcgaaacggaaactgtattaaatgactttaattacctggtacctggctaaatggtgtttctattctgaactggctgttgtacacgtggagggcctcacagtgccatgaccccatctgggtgcgtttcttcgtgtgagtcctcttgcttgggagtgctactgcgcaaggggtgactttttgggtgccaactcatgccccaaatcatctagtcactcactttgagggcgtatctgccttcctctcgtaccctgcacctggctaccctgggcgtgaccctcctcttgagtcgtctctggggcggcaggggtacttcacgagtcaggctgccctacactggtgctatcactatggccttgaagccacctttctcttctctttatcactaccccggattatcgggacctgaggccttcccacggcatcactccctccatggtctttcctacccatgggtatcggggaaccacactgtgattgccttgccctagtgatatttgatcttggcgacgccctggttgggcgacgcctccacctaggcgacgccttgccttggcgacgcttcctctcggCGACGCTgacacttggcgtctcttcacctaggcgacgccttatgttgactttgactccagacgttgactttgaccttgactttgtcaacgcccggatatgggacagtacacaagccccccagccttaagccgaagacttgtcttcagcgcaaagactaaggcctcgcccacgtcGTCCATGTGtcaccctgatgacgtgtcattccctgctgactcaacaattctcgaattattgacgtgacactctctgaaccataggggcGCTCTTAATGGCTGAACGGACATTCTCTGAGGCGGGGaaagtaacaccttttggggctacgcttaatcgtgtgccacgtggctcatcacacggcTAGCCTATAGAGtcccttgcgctccccttgagcgcttaatcctttgacacgcggcacgatctcacggctcccaattagcgcctcttgggttgcaaatgtaacgttcaagttaccccatTCTCTCGGCctctccgcactgttcatcgccttcaagcCTTTTCTCTGCAACTTCTGCTCTTTCCTTCGTGCTTTCCTTCCCCCCTCACTTTgacatcaaaggtatgatttttgcatCTCCACgactcttcttcttcgtcgcattgcatcactgtgtattgaactgcctgggactatTTACGTTTATGCATTACTGTGTTCTTCCGCTCCTCCTTTCTTCTccgttcccttctccttctttctgggttttctcgcgtgggtggcattttCCTGGGGTTTTATCCCCttttctgtcttggcatcacttgttaaaaccctttttctttcttctttctccagctatttattcgcatcatgacgcgcccgaactcaaagtctggttctccccccaagacccccaagtccaactataaagccttctattcatgggcccccgacgagctcttgaGCGAATGTACCACCCTGACAACCATTCAAGACCTGGAGAATCATCGCGGGGATCCTCACTTGTACAATTTTAATGCTTTCTACCGCACCCATGATGCGCACATCTCTGTTCGTCCCGGCAGacctggggaacctgtctgcGTGGATGACAGACCCAGAAAGGGGgatcctttcttcttcatgtaccaaacGGTATTTAAACGCGTCGGGGTGCGCTTCCCATTCACGCCCTTTGAGAGGGAACTTCTCACCGAGATTAAcacagcccccgcccagctccaccccaacagctgggcattcgtaaggggttttcaaattctctgcgggtatctgggcatccttccctctgtggatgtcttcttgcatttcttcgaggtgaagaaacaggggaaaagcttttgggtaagcttctccgggatcgcgggtaggatccttctctccctcttccagaactcctacaaaaactggaaaggaaaattctttagggtgtgctgcgccaagcacgaccccacagccttagacggctttcccctgtactggacggagCACCCCAACCTGCTCAGGGCCAAGGCcctggatgagctatcccccgctgatagggaggtatgcaaggccttggctggcctggggattgTCTTCGATACGCTGAAGCTTATCGCGAGCGAATACAACGCCCactccctgaccacctactttggtagggagactcCTCTCTCACTATCTTTTGTTATCTGTACTTTACTGCTTAATGTTTGCTCCCCTGGCCTCTTCCACCTGTTTTCCATTGTGCCATGTGACTTATGTCTCATTCATCTACGCGTTTTGTGGGTTTGTATAACTTCTTTGGCTTTGACTTCTGCTATTTGGTttatctgaatgtaggatcggtgatggatgcctccaaaaggatggttttggcgaaagcgatgaaggcCGCTCGCGCTGCCAAAGctggcgcctcctccacccctgcTGCTGACCCAAACCCCTCATCGACCCTGCCTCTGCCACCACCGACCACTACCGAAGCCCtactaggctcatcttcaccatctCCACATAGCCCCCAAGCGCTTCCAACACCCGGCTCTCCCCCGCCCATTGCtgcagtcccactggctgtgGCTCAATCACctgctccaaccccccttgacaaaggaaaaagggtgttGGAGATTATCTCCGATGATGAAGACTCAGACGGGGGGCtagtcttcaagaggagaaaggcTGTTAGGACTCCCACTTTGCCGGCGGCgtcgccgcagggagggaattccttcagggacaaccctccaagtgctACCTCTCTCCCTCCCACAATGGTCCAAGAGGAAACAGGCGAAGGGGCCGAATCTGCTCCACCCCCGTCACCGGCGGAGGTCTCCGTTAGAGAAGGATAAGAAGACCCTCATCAACGACCtggcgggtaccttcgaggaggggtttaAAGAGGCTCTAGCCCAGGCCGTCTGTGAGAACTCGGGAATCGACGTTTCCAACTGTGATTCCACTCATCACATcgttgacgggaaggtcgtgcccttggagaTGGATGACTGAACTGCCGCCCTCAACCGCCACCTTTCTCCTTTACACTTTACACTTGTTTTTGACcctctttgataaacttgtaattctttgaactgttTGCACTTTTGTCACAACTGTGGGTTTTGCATGACAATTTTTGTACCTTGGAGTTATCGAATTCCGCCTGCATGATTTTACCCTCACTTCTTCGCCTTTATGTGCTTTGATTGTTTTGCCTGTACTCTACCCCTTTCTTTCGCCGCGTTGGGTGATCCTGTATGTCCGACGCCTGTACTTCGTGAAGGCGTCAGTGGCTTTACCATTGCCGCCATGCAAAAGTTGAGACCTCTTACTCTGGGTCCTGAACACTTGGGATAAGGTCACGCGTCGATGCCCACtcccatggagaggcttgcctaacggagccgtatcgtccatggggtgtctcaaacaccaaagcgatccgtcccttgattcttggtgcccggcgcccacgcctaaggagaggcctactacagcagcgccgtatcgtctcAGGGTGTCcaaaaacgccgagtgctcttGGGGGgatcgttccctccatggtctttccttcccatgggtatcggggaacaaccctgccagtgGTCCACTAgcgtttggcgatctcatctccttccacagtctttcctacctgtgggcatcggggaggcgacgccgctagtAACTAGTTTCGACTTCTTCGATTTCATCTCCCTcaacagtctttcctacctgtgggtatcggggaggcggcacTGCTGATACTTGGGTTGGCGTCGCCCTCTGCGcctttcctggcgacgcctcgggcgtctcatgctggcgtcacCCAGGGGCGTTAActttaccttggcattgactttaACCTTGGTcctggtcgacgcctggggatagcgaagagctcaaggtttcgcctgtgctttccacgtggcgcttctcgtATGGTTGATGGGACGTTCAGCCCCTTGACTTGGTCCTGACATCTACTGTGCCTCTGACCCACactcgacggcgcatcgtaccctcgggcattatgtcgatacgacgttttctgagtgttaaccagtggtgccagggtcatcctcccatcctctgccacgtggctcgatcgcacggtgcatccatttgcgtcgtttggcgctataactgcaacccttccatttgcgtcgtttggcgctctaaccgcaatatttaGCTCTTCGAAATCTTGAAACTATCCTCCTCATTTATGCGcttttcgtaacctacttgcacccttCCCCTCCTCGCGAAGAGTTTTTCTAGTGTTCGTCCCAACCAGCGTTTTACCCTTGCGTTACCAGTGGGCCACTCACCTTCAAACCTCCCAGATTTTGTTCAAGCATGTCTTCTCGTGTTCCCCCCCCAGGGTCAACCCAAAGACCTGTATACTTGGGCTTCAAGcgagcttcttgacgaatgctcatgcttactctccaccagggccataagggaacacaaaggggattcgtgctcctataatcaccgtgccttcgcgaagaggcacgacgacgatatTGCTGTGCTCcgttgcactctaggggagccagtatgcgaAGATGAAcaggccaacgacggggtccccttcttttatttctatcaggtggttttcaagaccatcggcgtgcgcctgcccttctccaggtttgagaaggaactgctgacggagatcaatgctgctccggcccagttatatcccaatagctgggctttcgtcaaggcctttgacatccttttcgggtttctgggttgtgcaccctcggttgatatctttcttcacttctttgaggtgaagaggcaaaggaacaacctctgggtgaccctcagtaacgttcctggcagagttctcctgacccccttccaaaactcattcactgggtggaagggcaggttcttcaagatctgctgctctgatctcgttccctccgccctagatggttttccactgtactgggtgagggagacgagggccctcaaatccaaacccttcaagaagctagccccgaatgaccaggtggtttgccgaattcttgctgaggcgggaggttttgactccgccaccttgatcagtttggagttc from Phaseolus vulgaris cultivar G19833 chromosome 1, P. vulgaris v2.0, whole genome shotgun sequence carries:
- the LOC137815758 gene encoding classical arabinogalactan protein 9-like; the protein is MKAARAAKAGASSTPAADPNPSSTLPLPPPTTTEALLGSSSPSPHSPQALPTPGSPPPIAAVPLAVAQSPAPTPLDKGKRVLEIISDDEDSDGGLVFKRRKAVRTPTLPAASPQGGNSFRDNPPSATSLPPTMVQEETGEGAESAPPPSPAEVSVREG